A stretch of the Candidatus Hydrogenedentota bacterium genome encodes the following:
- a CDS encoding ABC transporter ATP-binding protein, whose protein sequence is MIETQKLTKRYGREEALKNLDLVVEQGDIYGFIGPNGAGKTTTLRILSTLLAPTFGKAFVDGFDVMKHPYQVKTILGFMPDSFGVYDGMRLIEYLDFFGAAYKIPKKKRRSIIDDVLQLTDLTSKADDFVSTFSRGMKQRCCLAKTLLHDPKVLLLDEPASGLDPRARIEMRELLKTLRKMGKTVVISSHILSELGDMCNRIGILEHGVLIKQGKYPDILDEIRQTREIRLVVLEGADKARKVLEETTGVLNIDSSGREFQFETNLSYDSLADLHQQLMGVGAKIVFFEEVKGTLEDVFLKVTQGGL, encoded by the coding sequence ATAATCGAGACGCAGAAGCTTACCAAACGGTACGGGCGGGAAGAAGCCCTTAAGAACCTGGACCTCGTCGTCGAACAAGGGGACATTTACGGGTTCATCGGCCCGAACGGCGCGGGCAAGACCACCACATTGCGCATCCTGTCGACCCTCCTCGCGCCCACCTTCGGGAAAGCGTTCGTGGACGGGTTCGACGTCATGAAACACCCGTACCAGGTCAAGACGATTCTCGGGTTCATGCCCGACTCGTTCGGGGTCTACGACGGCATGCGGCTGATCGAGTACCTCGACTTCTTCGGCGCTGCATACAAGATCCCCAAAAAGAAACGGCGCTCGATCATCGACGACGTCCTCCAGCTCACCGATCTCACGAGCAAAGCGGACGATTTCGTCAGCACGTTCTCGCGCGGCATGAAGCAGCGGTGCTGTCTTGCCAAGACCTTGCTCCACGACCCGAAGGTGCTGTTGCTCGATGAGCCGGCCAGCGGCCTGGACCCCCGTGCCCGTATCGAAATGCGCGAGCTGCTCAAGACGCTGCGCAAGATGGGCAAGACCGTCGTGATCTCCTCGCACATCCTCTCCGAGTTGGGCGACATGTGCAACCGTATCGGCATCCTCGAACACGGGGTCCTCATCAAACAGGGAAAGTATCCGGACATCCTGGACGAGATACGGCAGACGCGCGAGATACGGCTGGTGGTGCTCGAGGGCGCCGACAAGGCCCGCAAAGTACTCGAAGAGACTACCGGTGTCCTCAATATCGACAGTTCCGGGCGCGAGTTTCAATTCGAAACCAACCTCTCCTACGACTCGCTTGCGGATCTGCACCAGCAGCTCATGGGGGTCGGCGCCAAGATCGTCTTCTTCGAAGAGGTGAAAGGCACGCTGGAAGATGTATTCCTGAAGGTCACCCAGGGGGGCCTGTGA
- a CDS encoding BatA domain-containing protein: MTGQSSTFSAFMQGLFITPAFLWFLAAIPVIIILYLLKLRRTEVVISSTLLWLRSLQDLTANAPFQRLRKNLLLLLQILIALALGLALARPYMRAEMLPGQYICLLIDRSASMQTLEKEGTRLDLAKQSALRLVNEMRWGDRMMIVTFGETADVLVELTEDRVRLREVIESIQPTDESTKMRDAFFVAQSLRQTNTALSAIVLTDGNVSDLAEILPRTAGGLAAATDEELAREAQMPELIFVQVGETRDNAGIVRLSMRKPSEGEGEQQTFALVHNESATGLQTTLTLYFNSEMVGVSEVNAAPGEDAEVLFGHADLGEGLLRAVLDTEDALAVDNEAWLSVRPAAKLRVLLVSEPKGTSTFFLQRVFALDPRVDLETVAPANYFTSQEYDLIVFNGFAPPELPRGSLLFFNAVPPVEGIEVLGELENPPVIASDADHPVMRYLNPSNVGIAKATRLGLPAGARTLASTNGGPLIADVSRGGQQILVVPFNLEDSDWPLNLSFPLFVQNVLSWTPRAALSETRTTRAGRPLSLPPEPLATSATVVLPDGGEFEVRLDAMRPTYFARTHETGPYRVRIGEQEMTYAVNLLDPVETAIAPAEALEIGRGRVEAQKGNVSVNREFWRWLVAAGIAILVLEWWVYSRRAWV, encoded by the coding sequence ATGACTGGCCAGAGCAGCACGTTTTCGGCGTTCATGCAAGGTTTGTTCATCACCCCCGCGTTCCTGTGGTTTCTTGCCGCGATCCCGGTAATCATCATTCTGTATCTTCTCAAACTGCGCCGCACGGAAGTGGTCATCTCGAGCACCTTGTTATGGCTGAGAAGCCTCCAGGATCTGACCGCGAACGCCCCCTTTCAGCGTTTGCGCAAGAATCTCCTCTTGCTGCTGCAGATACTCATTGCGCTGGCCTTGGGGCTGGCCTTGGCGCGGCCCTATATGCGCGCTGAGATGCTGCCCGGCCAGTACATCTGCCTTCTAATCGACCGGTCGGCGAGCATGCAAACGCTGGAGAAGGAGGGCACGCGCCTCGACCTTGCCAAACAGAGCGCCCTGAGACTCGTCAACGAAATGCGCTGGGGCGACAGAATGATGATAGTCACCTTCGGCGAAACCGCCGATGTGCTCGTCGAGTTGACCGAGGACCGGGTCCGCCTGCGCGAGGTTATCGAATCCATACAGCCCACGGACGAAAGCACGAAGATGCGCGACGCCTTCTTCGTAGCACAATCCCTGCGTCAGACAAATACCGCCTTGAGCGCGATCGTTCTGACCGATGGCAACGTTTCCGACTTGGCGGAAATCCTCCCCCGAACAGCCGGCGGACTCGCTGCCGCCACCGACGAGGAACTTGCCCGGGAAGCCCAGATGCCCGAACTGATCTTCGTCCAAGTGGGTGAAACGCGAGACAACGCCGGTATCGTCCGCCTGAGCATGCGTAAGCCGTCCGAGGGCGAGGGAGAACAGCAAACCTTCGCCCTGGTCCACAATGAAAGCGCAACCGGCCTCCAGACGACGTTGACCCTCTATTTCAATAGCGAAATGGTGGGAGTTTCCGAGGTTAACGCCGCCCCAGGAGAGGATGCGGAGGTGCTGTTCGGTCACGCGGACCTCGGGGAAGGTCTGCTCCGCGCGGTGCTCGATACGGAAGATGCCCTGGCGGTCGATAACGAGGCGTGGCTATCGGTCCGCCCTGCGGCCAAACTCCGGGTTCTGCTGGTCAGCGAGCCGAAGGGGACGAGCACCTTCTTCCTGCAGCGGGTCTTTGCCCTCGATCCCCGTGTCGACCTCGAAACCGTGGCTCCCGCGAATTATTTCACCTCACAGGAGTATGATCTCATAGTGTTCAACGGATTTGCGCCGCCGGAACTGCCGAGAGGAAGCCTGCTGTTCTTCAATGCTGTTCCACCTGTCGAGGGCATCGAGGTGCTCGGCGAGCTGGAGAATCCACCCGTGATTGCCTCGGATGCGGACCATCCCGTGATGCGATACCTGAATCCCTCCAATGTAGGGATAGCCAAAGCCACCCGCCTCGGGCTCCCCGCGGGCGCGCGCACGCTTGCCTCCACGAACGGCGGCCCGTTGATTGCCGACGTATCACGGGGAGGACAGCAGATCCTGGTGGTTCCGTTTAATCTCGAGGATTCCGATTGGCCCCTGAACCTTTCCTTTCCTCTCTTCGTACAGAATGTATTGAGCTGGACGCCGCGTGCGGCCCTGTCCGAAACCCGGACAACCCGCGCGGGGCGGCCATTGTCCTTGCCGCCCGAGCCGCTGGCTACAAGCGCAACGGTGGTTCTGCCGGACGGCGGCGAATTCGAGGTACGGCTGGATGCAATGCGTCCGACCTACTTCGCCAGAACCCATGAAACCGGCCCCTACCGGGTCCGTATCGGAGAACAGGAGATGACCTACGCCGTAAACCTGCTCGATCCGGTCGAAACGGCCATCGCGCCGGCGGAGGCACTCGAAATCGGCCGCGGCAGAGTTGAGGCACAGAAAGGTAACGTTAGCGTAAACCGTGAGTTCTGGCGATGGCTGGTTGCCGCCGGGATCGCGATCCTGGTCCTCGAATGGTGGGTGTACAGCAGGAGAGCATGGGTGTGA
- a CDS encoding ATP-binding cassette domain-containing protein, with protein sequence MPIIRFSNVSKGYHGTRVLQGITLTLRPGEGLCLFGPVGVGKTTLLRLVAGLEKPDEGVITIDDVPATEGDLHTRGIGMVFQDFALWPHMSAEKHLHFVLRAQEIPREQRLDRVERMLTFSGLAEKRRAKPSALSGGQQQRLSLARALIVHPRLLLLDEPFAHLDDMTRHHFMEEIVRRRATQHISVVMTTHQRKEALPMVDKIMHLGEGTCEIETVRPDL encoded by the coding sequence ATGCCTATCATTAGATTCTCGAACGTGTCGAAGGGCTATCACGGCACGCGTGTGCTGCAAGGGATTACCCTTACGCTGCGGCCGGGCGAAGGGCTGTGCCTGTTCGGTCCCGTCGGAGTCGGGAAAACGACCCTTTTGCGTCTCGTCGCGGGCCTGGAAAAGCCGGACGAGGGCGTCATAACCATCGACGATGTGCCGGCAACGGAGGGCGACCTCCACACCCGGGGCATCGGCATGGTGTTTCAAGATTTCGCCCTGTGGCCGCACATGTCGGCCGAGAAACACCTCCACTTCGTGTTGCGGGCGCAGGAAATCCCCCGCGAACAGCGCCTCGACCGGGTCGAACGCATGCTCACCTTCAGCGGTCTTGCCGAAAAACGGCGCGCGAAACCGTCCGCGCTCTCGGGGGGGCAGCAGCAGCGTCTGAGTCTGGCCAGAGCGCTGATCGTGCATCCGCGCCTCCTGCTTCTTGATGAGCCCTTCGCGCATCTCGATGATATGACGCGGCACCATTTCATGGAAGAGATTGTGCGGCGGCGGGCCACTCAGCATATCAGCGTCGTGATGACAACGCACCAGCGCAAAGAAGCGTTGCCGATGGTGGACAAAATCATGCACTTGGGGGAGGGAACCTGCGAAATCGAGACCGTCCGGCCGGATCTTTGA
- a CDS encoding ABC transporter permease subunit, translating to MTEVATEQVHASEAAKPVRPRRSLAELLTFPSLAIVKRETLSYMRQRRTTVWLALVVAAGMLWVLSAWPKAGVMISQQAGSLDGRNESRTVFFGTGTVFLLGCMFLLPPVAAGAIASERQQDTLAQLSVTLIRPTTLLLAKVANTLGFFAMLLLAYIPIFGTLFFLPGVDAVEFVFVVIILFSTALGCAGLGILASSMVSNTTGATVIAYIAVVLFQCSPYVVIEGLRRAGASENTAVVAVLTLYEIFLFAICLLIARAMLRFYVHKPVRVQQERVIDNPALLRMRRSTYPFYLVDPLRRKKPIGDHVNPIFIRELFWGLTRNLTNLIRITYISLCLFVLGAVTAGIFHGWYWDTRQWMTFEIGVILVLIPPFVAGAFAKEQEVGNLDMLRMTLIPPRKIIAGKTLGAAASVLCVCTAALVSCLMLLWVDPKSVTIALQGFVSLLVSAFYALSWTILVSVLCRKTVTAILIAYGVIAGSLVGIPLAAGRLLSWQYFHDFIYPAALSLQLRRTIVTFLSPWTGYGMGTDSSSRSFFWALNCIVFTGISILLLVLATSFFRKRRLQDV from the coding sequence GTGACGGAAGTGGCGACAGAACAAGTCCATGCTTCTGAGGCCGCCAAGCCGGTCCGGCCCAGGAGATCTCTGGCTGAACTGCTGACCTTCCCATCGCTGGCGATCGTAAAGCGCGAAACGCTGTCGTACATGCGCCAGCGGCGAACGACCGTCTGGCTGGCGCTGGTGGTGGCGGCGGGCATGCTCTGGGTCCTGAGCGCCTGGCCGAAAGCAGGCGTCATGATCAGCCAGCAGGCGGGTTCACTCGACGGGCGCAACGAAAGCCGCACCGTGTTTTTCGGCACCGGCACGGTCTTCCTGCTGGGATGCATGTTCCTGTTGCCGCCCGTGGCGGCCGGCGCTATCGCCTCGGAGCGCCAACAGGACACACTGGCCCAGCTTTCGGTCACGTTGATCCGCCCCACAACGCTTCTTCTGGCCAAGGTGGCCAACACGCTTGGCTTCTTTGCAATGCTGCTCCTGGCGTACATCCCCATTTTCGGCACACTTTTCTTTCTCCCTGGGGTCGACGCGGTCGAGTTCGTCTTTGTCGTGATCATCCTGTTCTCGACGGCGCTGGGTTGCGCCGGACTGGGCATTCTCGCTTCCAGCATGGTGTCCAACACAACGGGAGCTACCGTGATTGCCTATATCGCCGTCGTTCTGTTCCAGTGTTCGCCCTATGTCGTTATTGAAGGTCTGCGCCGGGCGGGCGCATCCGAAAATACTGCTGTGGTGGCTGTCTTGACCCTGTACGAGATTTTCCTGTTTGCAATCTGCTTGCTGATCGCGCGCGCAATGCTGCGGTTCTATGTGCACAAACCGGTCCGTGTGCAGCAGGAGCGGGTTATCGACAACCCGGCCCTGTTACGGATGCGCCGGAGCACGTATCCGTTTTATCTGGTGGACCCCCTTCGCCGGAAGAAACCTATTGGCGACCACGTGAATCCCATTTTCATCCGGGAGCTCTTCTGGGGGCTCACGCGCAACCTCACGAACCTCATCCGCATCACCTATATTTCGCTCTGCCTGTTTGTGCTCGGGGCGGTCACAGCGGGAATCTTCCATGGATGGTATTGGGACACCCGCCAGTGGATGACTTTCGAGATCGGCGTCATCCTGGTGCTCATTCCCCCGTTTGTGGCAGGCGCCTTTGCCAAGGAACAAGAGGTGGGCAACCTCGACATGCTGAGGATGACTCTCATACCACCCCGCAAGATCATCGCGGGCAAAACCCTCGGCGCAGCGGCCAGCGTCCTATGTGTATGCACGGCCGCTCTCGTATCCTGCCTCATGCTTCTGTGGGTCGACCCCAAATCCGTGACCATAGCGCTGCAAGGGTTTGTATCTCTGCTCGTTTCGGCATTTTATGCCCTCTCGTGGACAATCCTGGTCTCGGTGTTATGCAGGAAGACCGTGACGGCCATCCTCATTGCATATGGCGTCATAGCCGGTTCTCTTGTTGGAATACCCCTTGCGGCGGGCAGATTGCTTTCGTGGCAGTATTTTCACGACTTTATCTATCCCGCGGCCCTGAGCCTGCAATTGCGGCGTACCATCGTGACCTTCCTGTCGCCGTGGACGGGGTATGGCATGGGAACAGACTCTTCATCACGCTCCTTCTTCTGGGCTTTGAACTGCATTGTTTTCACGGGAATATCGATATTGCTCCTGGTACTGGCCACGTCGTTCTTCCGTAAACGGCGATTGCAGGATGTGTGA
- a CDS encoding IMP cyclohydrolase — protein sequence MTPIKRAIISCHDKTGLVELVRLLTEFNVEIVSTAGTLHALEEAGLHPINMADFTGVEEMMDGRVKSLHAKIHAGLLGIRDNKLHAEQLQAHGYEWIDLVAVNLRPLESLIRQPGVTPEEVIEQIDIGGMSMIRSAAKNFRYVGVLVNPERYTRVMHELRALGGALTFETRHRLAQEAFACAARYDQMVADYLKGAESAWIRE from the coding sequence ATGACACCCATAAAGCGAGCCATCATCAGTTGCCACGACAAGACAGGTTTGGTGGAGCTGGTTCGTTTGCTGACCGAGTTTAACGTGGAGATTGTCAGCACCGCAGGTACCTTGCATGCCCTCGAAGAAGCTGGCCTCCACCCCATAAACATGGCCGACTTCACCGGCGTCGAAGAAATGATGGACGGGCGGGTGAAATCCCTCCATGCCAAGATACACGCGGGCTTGCTGGGGATTCGCGACAATAAATTGCATGCCGAGCAGCTTCAGGCTCATGGCTACGAATGGATCGACCTTGTGGCTGTCAACCTCCGCCCGCTCGAGTCCCTCATCAGGCAACCCGGGGTTACGCCCGAAGAGGTCATTGAGCAAATCGACATCGGCGGCATGTCCATGATCCGGTCGGCAGCCAAGAATTTCCGATACGTGGGCGTGCTGGTCAATCCGGAGCGCTACACAAGGGTCATGCACGAACTGCGCGCTCTCGGAGGCGCCTTAACGTTCGAGACGCGGCACCGCCTCGCCCAGGAAGCGTTCGCATGTGCCGCGCGATACGACCAGATGGTTGCGGACTACCTCAAGGGCGCGGAATCGGCTTGGATCCGCGAATAG
- a CDS encoding ABC transporter permease subunit has protein sequence MRLFFPSWVIVKRELLTSLRRRRSLLYVLITVLPCMALIYTSWPERGLDLIHGRAEAAAMTQEFLGWYAVTLLGICALLTPAFAAASVSHERDMDTLDLLRTTMISRTGIILAKLASAAGLFMLVAIASAAVAASLFFATGLDWLQLLFIGVTVLLTTLTWALIGLACASRLRNFIIALALTYLIVFVLSGLPEVILANILGNWPGVTNTPFQQHIYWLFPPVVIVGIVTGQFTWDKYCVFLFGQACLACLAPFWAARAIGREREDRKRHLGKPIDDAAVLAARRRRFPYYLLDPLRRGEPIGDHANPMRVKELRWGLLGMQTRMIRAMYATMAVFMVLGIIAYGPDGVYMWFLLAMGFLAIAAPPFLMPAFSHDLQQSVLDGLRSTLLRPRQIILGKFAAGLAAMLPLMLGIFAASLILLGANLFFGERVGNFFTGYASLAMCAVLIVSLCLLIAQFTRKTATAFAMAYLAIILLFGGLWFGGLYATKWTLDATMPPRTLNQAPGWEMPNSYYETLEFHAQAWQFLSPVGAYGGIAGNTYYVEQPPYRLRSLPETRAFGRNSPLWGYESYVWQLPHPLLMWSASMVGFALLASAFILISVCRYSKVGLRDP, from the coding sequence ATGAGACTCTTCTTTCCATCATGGGTTATCGTGAAGCGCGAACTCCTGACGTCCCTCCGGCGCCGCCGCTCGCTGCTCTATGTTCTCATAACGGTGCTGCCGTGCATGGCGCTCATCTATACATCCTGGCCGGAAAGGGGGCTGGACCTGATCCACGGGCGAGCTGAGGCAGCGGCCATGACGCAGGAATTCCTGGGATGGTATGCGGTAACCCTGCTCGGAATATGCGCACTACTGACCCCCGCGTTTGCCGCTGCATCAGTTTCCCATGAGCGGGACATGGATACTCTCGATCTTCTTCGCACCACGATGATTTCCCGCACGGGCATCATCCTCGCGAAACTGGCAAGCGCGGCCGGCCTCTTTATGTTGGTGGCTATCGCGTCGGCAGCGGTCGCGGCCAGCCTCTTTTTCGCGACAGGGCTGGATTGGCTGCAACTGCTCTTCATCGGCGTGACCGTCCTTCTTACGACCTTGACATGGGCGCTGATAGGTCTTGCTTGCGCGAGCCGGTTGCGCAACTTCATCATCGCCCTGGCCTTGACCTACCTTATCGTGTTCGTTCTATCAGGCTTGCCGGAAGTGATCCTGGCGAACATTCTGGGCAATTGGCCCGGCGTTACCAACACTCCCTTTCAACAACACATCTATTGGCTGTTTCCGCCCGTGGTGATTGTGGGTATCGTGACCGGCCAGTTCACCTGGGACAAATACTGCGTTTTCCTTTTCGGGCAAGCCTGTCTGGCCTGCCTGGCCCCATTCTGGGCCGCACGGGCCATCGGACGCGAGCGCGAAGACCGGAAACGGCATCTCGGTAAGCCCATAGACGACGCGGCGGTGCTGGCCGCCAGAAGACGGCGCTTCCCCTACTACCTGCTCGACCCCCTGCGCCGCGGCGAACCCATCGGCGACCACGCGAACCCTATGCGCGTCAAGGAACTCCGGTGGGGATTGCTGGGCATGCAAACGCGCATGATCCGCGCCATGTACGCCACCATGGCGGTGTTTATGGTACTCGGGATTATCGCATACGGCCCCGATGGGGTCTACATGTGGTTCTTGCTGGCCATGGGATTTCTTGCCATCGCCGCTCCGCCCTTTCTGATGCCGGCCTTCTCGCACGACCTCCAACAGAGCGTTCTGGACGGATTACGGAGCACGCTGCTCCGGCCCCGCCAGATCATCCTGGGGAAATTCGCTGCCGGACTGGCCGCCATGCTGCCCTTGATGCTCGGAATCTTTGCCGCGAGCCTGATTCTGCTTGGCGCCAACCTCTTTTTTGGAGAGCGCGTGGGCAATTTCTTTACCGGATACGCCAGCCTGGCGATGTGTGCCGTTCTTATCGTTTCCCTCTGCCTCCTGATCGCTCAATTCACCAGGAAGACCGCGACGGCGTTCGCAATGGCCTACCTGGCCATTATCCTCCTCTTCGGGGGCCTGTGGTTTGGAGGGTTATACGCCACCAAATGGACGCTGGACGCAACCATGCCGCCCCGGACTTTGAACCAAGCGCCAGGCTGGGAAATGCCAAACAGCTATTACGAGACGCTGGAATTCCATGCCCAGGCGTGGCAGTTTCTCTCTCCGGTGGGCGCCTACGGGGGAATAGCCGGCAACACGTACTATGTTGAGCAGCCGCCGTACCGGTTGCGCAGTCTGCCAGAAACACGGGCATTCGGGCGGAATTCCCCGCTCTGGGGTTACGAATCGTATGTGTGGCAGCTGCCGCACCCTCTGCTCATGTGGTCTGCGAGTATGGTTGGCTTCGCGCTCCTTGCGTCCGCGTTCATACTAATATCCGTCTGCCGGTATTCGAAAGTGGGCCTGCGCGACCCATAA
- a CDS encoding extracellular solute-binding protein, producing the protein MNARARTWTLAAALSLSCLAGCGGEDKPVVVVYTALDEMFSRPILAKFEEQTGLEVLPVYDTEASKTTGLVMRIINEANRPRADVFWNNELAQTIVLKHKGLLEAYASPAAEAIPERYKDPEHFWTGFAARARVIIYNTDLVQEPPASIMAYLDPKWKGRAAIAKPLFGTTATHAAALFTLWGEEKAQKFFQGLLANDVAVLAGNATVRDMVASGAYAWGLTDTDDANGAIEDGLPAKWRFPDQEDGGLGTLVIPNTVAVVKNAPHPEAARKLIDYLLSPEVERVLAEVRGMQIPLNPAVEAPQNVPKLSEIRTMNVDFSAVAANMEATATFIRKEFLR; encoded by the coding sequence GTGAACGCACGCGCAAGGACATGGACTCTGGCGGCAGCACTCTCGCTCTCATGCCTGGCAGGGTGCGGGGGAGAGGACAAACCAGTCGTCGTGGTATATACGGCGCTCGACGAAATGTTCTCGCGGCCAATCCTGGCCAAGTTCGAGGAACAGACCGGGCTGGAGGTCTTGCCCGTATACGATACTGAGGCAAGCAAGACTACCGGCCTCGTCATGCGCATAATCAACGAGGCAAACCGTCCCCGCGCTGACGTGTTCTGGAACAACGAGCTCGCCCAGACCATCGTGCTCAAGCATAAAGGCCTCCTTGAAGCTTATGCCTCTCCCGCCGCCGAGGCGATCCCCGAACGATACAAAGACCCGGAGCATTTCTGGACCGGGTTCGCGGCGCGGGCCCGGGTTATCATCTACAACACCGATTTGGTGCAGGAACCGCCGGCGTCGATCATGGCTTACCTCGATCCGAAGTGGAAGGGGAGAGCGGCTATCGCGAAACCCCTGTTCGGCACCACAGCCACCCACGCGGCGGCCTTGTTCACTCTATGGGGCGAGGAGAAGGCCCAGAAATTCTTCCAGGGTCTGCTGGCGAATGACGTGGCCGTGCTGGCGGGCAATGCCACCGTGCGCGATATGGTGGCCAGCGGTGCGTACGCCTGGGGCCTCACCGACACCGATGACGCCAACGGCGCAATCGAAGACGGTCTTCCCGCCAAATGGCGTTTCCCGGACCAGGAGGACGGCGGTTTGGGCACCCTGGTCATTCCGAATACCGTTGCCGTGGTTAAGAATGCGCCCCATCCCGAAGCCGCGAGGAAACTGATAGATTACCTGCTGAGCCCCGAGGTCGAGCGGGTGCTGGCCGAAGTGCGCGGCATGCAGATCCCCTTGAACCCGGCCGTGGAAGCCCCGCAAAACGTGCCAAAACTGTCCGAAATCCGTACCATGAACGTGGATTTCAGCGCCGTGGCAGCAAACATGGAAGCCACGGCGACATTCATCCGCAAGGAATTCCTGAGATAA
- a CDS encoding ABC transporter permease subunit, whose translation MMFPSTAIIRRDLLRAARQKRTFLWVLVLVGMTSFFVIAYWPRQSYYFLGGGRVSQNIIIPSMMTWMFAVMILVTPYGATAIVLERQRETFDLLRTTRIRPLGFVFAQLLSVVSLQLVLLLTTLPVVASIYFLVGLELRNLIIGVGMVLVTMVSCAVMGLYASSKSQSVLTAFVRAYLYAFTVMGGPVLVGVVLVEVLNLYRIGSRFEEVLAAASPPFAGIAASIGEVQPESVVVCAIIQCVVILFGLALVYRNVLRPDTGASPWWEILASDLIRPFRRARDHGRLYSGKRAGISDYANPVYVKDTHFVGRGHRSLLLGMNLLLLAVAALIGIPAFFVALTSNNVNREEALVTWVVFMWFALGILAPLTTATSIANEHELGNLDMLRVTRLRGRDVVLGKFLAGCRLLVSAVIVLAVGSLLLAPLDSIPRMQGGLVTGFFSACLAGLMGVSMGILASSFARTSTRAVIWAYILTAWMLILMFLYELISYELLSEMNMAPGRGHPFTEAAFETTMFLSPPLAYIRNWDEHSPPDTLVTAYWLAHAAFQILLNSLIVWAACIKMTSRWRPSEY comes from the coding sequence ATGATGTTTCCCAGCACCGCCATTATCCGGCGCGACCTGTTGAGGGCGGCCCGCCAGAAACGAACCTTCCTCTGGGTTCTGGTGCTGGTAGGGATGACATCGTTTTTCGTGATCGCGTACTGGCCCAGGCAATCCTATTACTTTCTCGGTGGAGGCCGCGTCTCTCAAAACATCATTATCCCGTCAATGATGACGTGGATGTTCGCGGTCATGATCCTGGTCACGCCGTACGGAGCAACAGCCATCGTCCTCGAGCGCCAGCGAGAGACGTTCGACCTTCTGCGGACCACCCGCATCCGGCCTCTGGGTTTCGTGTTTGCCCAGCTCCTCAGCGTCGTGTCCCTTCAATTGGTTCTGCTTCTCACAACCCTCCCCGTTGTCGCGTCGATCTACTTTCTTGTGGGCCTTGAACTGCGAAACCTCATAATTGGGGTCGGAATGGTGCTGGTTACAATGGTCTCATGCGCAGTGATGGGGCTCTACGCTTCCTCGAAGTCGCAATCGGTTCTGACCGCGTTCGTCCGGGCATACCTCTATGCGTTCACGGTCATGGGAGGGCCGGTACTTGTCGGCGTCGTACTTGTCGAAGTCCTGAATCTCTACCGTATCGGCAGCCGCTTCGAGGAAGTGCTTGCCGCTGCAAGCCCGCCGTTCGCGGGGATAGCGGCCTCGATCGGCGAGGTCCAACCGGAATCCGTCGTTGTATGCGCCATCATTCAATGTGTGGTGATTCTTTTCGGTCTGGCACTCGTATACAGAAACGTCCTTCGCCCTGACACCGGGGCGAGCCCGTGGTGGGAAATCCTGGCCTCGGACCTGATACGCCCTTTCCGCCGAGCGCGAGACCACGGGCGTCTCTACTCGGGAAAGCGGGCAGGGATCAGCGACTATGCGAACCCCGTTTACGTCAAAGATACCCATTTTGTGGGCAGGGGCCACCGTTCGCTTCTGCTCGGCATGAACCTGCTCCTTCTCGCTGTGGCCGCCCTGATCGGGATTCCCGCGTTCTTCGTGGCGCTCACAAGCAATAACGTCAACCGGGAGGAAGCCCTGGTGACCTGGGTGGTCTTCATGTGGTTCGCTCTGGGCATCCTGGCGCCCCTCACGACCGCCACGTCCATCGCAAACGAGCATGAACTGGGAAACCTCGACATGCTCCGCGTAACCCGTCTTCGCGGCAGAGACGTGGTCCTCGGGAAGTTCCTGGCAGGATGCCGCTTGCTGGTGTCCGCCGTTATCGTTCTTGCCGTGGGCTCCCTTCTGCTTGCCCCCCTGGATTCGATTCCCCGCATGCAGGGAGGACTTGTCACTGGCTTCTTCTCGGCCTGTTTGGCGGGGCTGATGGGAGTCAGCATGGGGATTCTGGCGTCGTCTTTCGCGAGAACGTCGACCCGCGCCGTGATATGGGCCTATATCCTGACGGCGTGGATGCTGATCCTGATGTTCCTCTATGAGCTGATATCGTACGAGCTTCTCAGCGAAATGAACATGGCGCCAGGCCGGGGGCATCCCTTCACGGAAGCCGCATTCGAAACGACCATGTTCTTGTCTCCGCCACTGGCTTACATCCGCAATTGGGACGAGCACAGTCCGCCTGACACTTTGGTCACGGCGTATTGGCTGGCGCATGCGGCATTCCAGATACTGCTGAACAGCTTGATCGTATGGGCCGCTTGCATCAAGATGACATCACGGTGGCGCCCAAGCGAATACTAG